The following proteins come from a genomic window of Actinomarinicola tropica:
- the galK gene encoding galactokinase, which produces MVDAEVGPSPDAPPALDVQAATRTVTTASHSSRHRAPTTVPPLPSRRAPGAGWPKSTAGRPARTWQARPMTVVARAPGRVNLIGEHTDTTGGLVLPMAIDRRTVVEIERGGSTLHLVSDDEPDAAVVALGSSVPPAEVHPVWARYVAGVVEVLRPAVGGRGRVRTDVPIGAGLSSSAALEVAVALALGFEGTPIELARACQSAEQVASGVPCGIMDQLASAAGVEGHALLVDCHTLDVEPVQIPDGLRIVVVDSGQRRALATSEYGARRAQCEAAEAAIGPLRSATVADVERIADAVLRRRARHVVTENERVRAAVAALREGAVDELGSLLVDGHRSLRNDFEVSTAVLDELVEALCRRPGVHGARLTGAGFGGCCVALLDADAEVPDLGVRSWVVRPSAGASVVQAPT; this is translated from the coding sequence GTGGTCGACGCCGAGGTCGGGCCCTCGCCCGATGCGCCGCCCGCGCTCGACGTGCAGGCCGCCACGAGGACCGTCACCACCGCCAGCCACAGCAGCCGCCACCGGGCTCCGACCACGGTGCCACCTCTCCCCTCGCGCCGGGCCCCTGGTGCCGGATGGCCGAAGAGTACCGCCGGACGCCCCGCTCGGACCTGGCAGGCTCGTCCCATGACGGTCGTCGCCCGGGCCCCGGGCCGGGTCAACCTCATCGGCGAGCACACCGACACCACCGGCGGTCTCGTCCTGCCGATGGCGATCGATCGCCGGACGGTCGTCGAGATCGAGCGCGGAGGATCCACCCTCCACCTGGTGTCCGACGACGAGCCCGACGCCGCCGTCGTCGCGCTCGGGTCGAGCGTCCCGCCTGCCGAGGTGCATCCCGTCTGGGCGCGCTACGTCGCCGGCGTCGTCGAGGTGCTGCGGCCGGCCGTGGGCGGGCGGGGCCGGGTGCGCACCGACGTCCCGATCGGTGCCGGCCTGTCCTCGAGCGCCGCCCTCGAGGTCGCGGTGGCGTTGGCGCTCGGGTTCGAGGGGACGCCGATCGAGCTCGCCCGGGCCTGCCAGTCCGCCGAGCAGGTCGCGTCCGGGGTGCCGTGCGGGATCATGGACCAGCTCGCCTCCGCGGCCGGCGTCGAGGGCCACGCGCTGCTCGTCGACTGCCACACCCTCGACGTCGAGCCGGTGCAGATCCCCGACGGGCTCCGGATCGTGGTCGTCGACTCCGGCCAACGACGCGCCCTGGCCACGAGCGAGTACGGCGCACGTCGGGCGCAGTGCGAGGCGGCCGAGGCCGCGATCGGTCCGCTGCGGTCCGCCACCGTGGCCGACGTGGAGCGCATCGCCGACGCGGTGCTGCGCCGGCGCGCCCGGCACGTCGTCACCGAGAACGAGCGCGTGCGCGCGGCCGTGGCCGCCCTCCGGGAGGGTGCGGTCGACGAGCTCGGCTCGCTGCTCGTCGACGGCCACCGCAGCCTGCGCAACGACTTCGAGGTCTCGACCGCGGTGCTCGACGAGCTCGTCGAGGCGCTCTGCCGACGGCCGGGGGTGCACGGCGCCCGGCTGACCGGCGCCGGGTTCGGCGGCTGCTGCGTCGCGCTCCTCGACGCCGATGCCGAGGTGCCGGACCTCGGTGTCCGCTCGTGGGTCGTGCGCCCCTCGGCCGGGGCATCGGTGGTTCAGGCCCCGACGTAG
- a CDS encoding glycoside hydrolase family 43 protein translates to MVGARWRLLWLAVVTVLVAACTSSAGGASGEGPTSASTTPRPVPDTSTTTTAPPPPTTTTTAPAPTIDPAVHTPPPADPSAPGWLPTTPDFDMPNPLIVLTDEHYVSFATQTEWDGVTINVPFRLSTDLVTWSLPGDALPVLPPWAAHDVTWAPDVLQTEDGWVLFFTARLQGTELQCIGHAVGDALLGPYAAFDEPIVCPTERGGAIDPRSFVDLDGQAWLLWKTDDNWDLDREAPSSIVSQRLSSDGTALVGEPSVILDAAFGWEGHIVEAPDMVRGPDGRLWLLYSGGWFNQPHYGLGWAECATPAGPCTRHGAGRFLGTNLQGEGPGEGSIWFDRDGSTWIAYAPWAQRFRTPTPRPLALVRLGFGPDGPYLGSPQR, encoded by the coding sequence GTGGTCGGAGCCCGGTGGCGGCTGCTGTGGCTGGCGGTGGTGACGGTCCTCGTGGCGGCCTGCACGTCGAGCGCGGGCGGCGCATCGGGCGAGGGCCCGACCTCGGCGTCGACCACCCCGCGCCCGGTCCCCGACACCAGCACGACCACGACGGCTCCACCACCGCCGACCACCACGACGACCGCGCCTGCGCCCACGATCGACCCCGCGGTGCACACGCCGCCGCCCGCCGATCCGTCGGCGCCCGGCTGGCTGCCGACCACCCCGGACTTCGACATGCCGAACCCGCTCATCGTCCTGACCGACGAGCACTACGTGTCGTTCGCGACCCAGACGGAGTGGGACGGCGTCACCATCAACGTGCCGTTCCGCCTGTCGACGGACCTCGTGACGTGGAGCCTCCCCGGCGACGCGCTGCCGGTGCTGCCGCCCTGGGCTGCGCACGACGTCACCTGGGCGCCCGACGTGCTCCAGACCGAGGACGGGTGGGTCCTCTTCTTCACCGCTCGGCTGCAGGGGACCGAGCTGCAGTGCATCGGCCACGCCGTCGGCGATGCGCTGCTCGGTCCGTACGCCGCGTTCGACGAGCCGATCGTGTGCCCCACCGAGCGGGGTGGCGCGATCGACCCGCGCAGCTTCGTCGACCTCGACGGGCAGGCGTGGCTCCTCTGGAAGACCGACGACAACTGGGACCTCGATCGCGAGGCGCCGTCGTCGATCGTGTCCCAGCGCCTGTCGTCCGACGGCACCGCGCTCGTCGGCGAGCCCTCCGTGATCCTCGACGCCGCCTTCGGGTGGGAGGGCCACATCGTCGAGGCGCCCGACATGGTGCGTGGTCCCGACGGGCGGCTGTGGCTGCTCTACTCCGGTGGGTGGTTCAACCAGCCGCACTACGGGCTCGGCTGGGCCGAGTGCGCCACGCCGGCCGGTCCGTGCACCCGCCACGGGGCCGGCCGCTTCCTCGGCACGAACCTCCAGGGTGAGGGGCCGGGGGAGGGGTCGATCTGGTTCGACCGGGACGGCTCGACCTGGATCGCCTACGCCCCGTGGGCCCAGCGCTTCCGCACGCCCACGCCGCGCCCGCTGGCCCTCGTCCGGTTGGGCTTCGGACCCGACGGCCCCTACCTCGGATCGCCACAGCGCTGA
- the katG gene encoding catalase/peroxidase HPI, whose amino-acid sequence MAENAENTRSTSESENPAIDAPEPKTGGRPHTNRDWWPNQLDLNVLHQHSPRGNPLGEDFDYAKELESLDYDALKADLTALMTDSQEWWPADYGHYGGLFIRMSWHAAGTYRIADGRGGAGDGSQRFAPLNSWPDNANLDKARRLLWPIKQKYGSKISWADLLVLAGNVALESMGFPTYGFAFGRDDIFEPEEVFWGPEDTWLGDERYAGDRELTGPLGAVQMGLIYVNPEGPNGNPDPLASARDIRETFARMAMNDEETVALIAGGHTFGKTHGAGNPDLVGPEPEGCPVHNMGLGWISSHGSGKGRDAITSGLEGAWTPTPTTWDNSFFETLFGFEWELHESPAGAKQWRPANGAGSDLVPDAEGDESIRHAPMMSTADLALRFDPIYEQISRRYMENFEEFEQAFAKAWFKLLHRDMGPIERYLGPWVPEEPQIWQDPVPPVDHELVDDADVAQLKQTLLDSGLTTDQLVATAWSAAASYRDTDKRGGANGARIRFSPQKDWESNEPEQLASVLSTLERVQQDFNGAQSGGKKVSLADLIVLGGCAAVEKAARDAGFDVTVPFTPGRTDATEEMTDAESFDCLEPTADGFRNYLRPGEKLSPETLLLDRANLLSLSAPEMAVLVGGMRALGANHGGSTAGVFTDRPGVLTNDFFANILDMGVEWSTSQDVENHYDGKDRATGETRWTATAVDLVFGSNSQLRAIAEVYGAEDAKERFVRDFVKAWDKVMNLDRFDLHR is encoded by the coding sequence ATGGCTGAGAACGCCGAGAACACCCGCAGCACCAGCGAGAGCGAGAACCCGGCGATCGACGCGCCGGAGCCGAAGACCGGCGGACGGCCGCACACCAACCGCGACTGGTGGCCCAACCAGCTCGATCTGAACGTCCTGCACCAGCACTCGCCACGGGGCAACCCGCTCGGGGAGGACTTCGACTACGCCAAGGAGCTCGAGTCGCTCGACTACGACGCCCTGAAGGCCGACCTCACGGCGCTCATGACCGACTCGCAGGAGTGGTGGCCCGCCGACTACGGCCACTACGGCGGCCTCTTCATCCGCATGTCGTGGCACGCCGCCGGCACCTACCGCATCGCCGACGGCCGAGGCGGCGCCGGTGACGGCTCGCAGCGGTTCGCACCGCTGAACAGCTGGCCGGACAACGCGAACCTCGACAAGGCCCGTCGCCTGCTCTGGCCGATCAAGCAGAAGTACGGCAGCAAGATCTCGTGGGCCGACCTGCTCGTGCTCGCCGGCAACGTGGCCCTCGAGTCGATGGGCTTCCCCACCTACGGGTTCGCCTTCGGGCGCGACGACATCTTCGAGCCCGAGGAGGTCTTCTGGGGCCCGGAGGACACCTGGCTCGGCGACGAGCGCTACGCCGGCGACCGCGAGCTCACCGGTCCGCTCGGGGCGGTGCAGATGGGGCTCATCTACGTCAACCCCGAGGGACCCAACGGCAACCCCGACCCGCTGGCGTCGGCCCGTGACATCCGCGAGACCTTCGCCCGCATGGCGATGAACGACGAGGAGACCGTCGCGCTCATCGCCGGTGGCCACACGTTCGGCAAGACCCACGGTGCCGGCAACCCGGACCTCGTCGGCCCGGAGCCGGAGGGCTGCCCGGTCCACAACATGGGTCTCGGCTGGATCAGCAGCCACGGCAGCGGCAAGGGCCGTGACGCCATCACCAGCGGCCTCGAGGGTGCCTGGACGCCCACGCCGACCACCTGGGACAACAGCTTCTTCGAGACGCTGTTCGGGTTCGAGTGGGAGCTCCACGAGAGCCCGGCCGGCGCCAAGCAGTGGCGGCCGGCCAACGGTGCCGGGTCCGACCTCGTGCCCGACGCCGAGGGCGACGAATCGATCCGCCACGCGCCGATGATGTCCACCGCCGACCTCGCCCTGCGGTTCGACCCGATCTACGAGCAGATCTCGCGCCGCTACATGGAGAACTTCGAGGAGTTCGAGCAGGCGTTCGCCAAGGCCTGGTTCAAGCTCCTGCACCGCGACATGGGCCCGATCGAGCGGTACCTCGGCCCGTGGGTGCCCGAGGAGCCGCAGATCTGGCAGGACCCGGTGCCGCCTGTCGACCACGAGCTCGTCGACGACGCCGACGTCGCCCAGCTGAAGCAGACGCTGCTCGACAGCGGCCTGACCACCGACCAGCTCGTCGCCACCGCGTGGTCGGCGGCCGCCAGCTACCGCGACACCGACAAGCGCGGCGGTGCCAACGGCGCTCGCATCCGCTTCTCGCCGCAGAAGGACTGGGAGTCGAACGAGCCGGAGCAGCTGGCCTCGGTCCTGTCGACCCTCGAGCGGGTGCAGCAGGACTTCAACGGCGCGCAGTCGGGTGGCAAGAAGGTGTCGCTGGCCGACCTCATCGTCCTCGGCGGGTGCGCCGCGGTGGAGAAGGCCGCCCGGGACGCCGGGTTCGACGTCACCGTGCCCTTCACGCCCGGGCGCACCGACGCCACCGAGGAGATGACCGACGCCGAGTCGTTCGACTGCCTCGAGCCCACCGCCGACGGGTTCCGCAACTACCTGCGGCCGGGCGAGAAGCTCTCGCCCGAGACGCTGCTGCTCGACCGGGCCAACCTGCTGTCGCTGTCGGCTCCCGAGATGGCGGTCCTCGTCGGGGGCATGCGGGCCCTCGGTGCCAACCACGGCGGTTCCACGGCCGGCGTGTTCACCGATCGCCCCGGCGTGCTGACGAACGACTTCTTCGCCAACATCCTCGACATGGGGGTCGAGTGGTCGACGTCGCAGGACGTGGAGAACCACTACGACGGCAAGGACCGGGCCACCGGGGAGACCCGCTGGACCGCCACGGCCGTCGACCTCGTCTTCGGCTCGAACTCCCAGCTCCGGGCCATCGCCGAGGTCTACGGGGCAGAGGACGCGAAGGAGCGGTTCGTCCGTGACTTCGTGAAGGCCTGGGACAAGGTGATGAACCTGGATCGGTTCGACCTGCACCGCTGA
- a CDS encoding glycosyltransferase: MRDHVLGDVPWLAADPVLAPWSDPETVVHTTGAWLRQGTPSPLPPELDAFLDAGPPPVYVGFGSMAGAAEDGRAALDAARDLGRRAVVDRGWAGLAPAPADDLLVVDDVDHRALLPRVAVAVHHGGAGTTTAAALAGVPQVLVPQQYDQYHWARRVSELGIGTEVSRHAASVASLTAALDAASDRVTVERAADVASRVRTDGALVAAEAVVATASAAG; this comes from the coding sequence GTGCGCGACCACGTCCTCGGTGACGTCCCCTGGCTGGCGGCCGATCCGGTACTCGCCCCCTGGAGCGATCCGGAGACCGTGGTGCACACGACCGGCGCCTGGTTGCGGCAGGGCACCCCGTCGCCCCTGCCTCCGGAGCTGGACGCGTTCCTCGACGCCGGTCCGCCCCCGGTCTACGTGGGCTTCGGGAGCATGGCGGGCGCCGCCGAGGACGGACGCGCCGCGCTGGATGCGGCGAGGGACCTCGGTCGGCGCGCGGTCGTGGACCGGGGGTGGGCGGGCCTCGCTCCCGCGCCGGCCGACGACCTGCTCGTCGTCGACGACGTCGACCACCGGGCGCTCCTGCCGCGCGTCGCCGTCGCCGTCCACCACGGTGGGGCCGGGACCACGACGGCCGCCGCCCTGGCCGGCGTCCCTCAAGTGCTCGTCCCTCAGCAGTACGACCAGTACCACTGGGCCCGGCGCGTGTCCGAGCTGGGCATCGGCACGGAGGTGTCCCGCCACGCCGCGAGCGTGGCGTCCCTCACCGCCGCGCTGGACGCGGCGTCTGACCGGGTGACCGTCGAGCGCGCGGCGGACGTCGCAAGCCGCGTGCGCACCGACGGTGCGCTGGTCGCCGCCGAGGCCGTCGTGGCCACGGCCTCGGCGGCGGGATGA
- a CDS encoding glycosyltransferase — protein MRALLSTIGTRGDVQPLVALAEALRELGHESRLCVPPDFAGWVRSLGFRVTTVGPPLRTPPATPTPDIAAPPTAEQRRALAEASVAGQFEALDDAVRGCDVLVAATALQIGARSVAEAAGIPYVFVAYSPVVLPSTGHAPPSIPEGTVEDVAALWARDAALFDAMFGEALDAHRAAPGPAVRRGRARPRPR, from the coding sequence GTGCGTGCGTTGCTGTCGACGATCGGGACCCGTGGCGACGTGCAGCCGCTGGTCGCGCTGGCCGAAGCCCTACGGGAGCTCGGGCACGAGTCGCGCCTGTGCGTGCCGCCCGACTTCGCGGGGTGGGTGCGCTCGCTCGGCTTCCGCGTGACGACCGTGGGGCCGCCGCTGCGCACCCCGCCGGCCACCCCGACGCCGGACATCGCCGCACCACCGACGGCGGAGCAGCGGCGGGCGCTGGCCGAGGCGTCGGTCGCCGGGCAGTTCGAGGCGCTGGACGATGCCGTCAGGGGCTGCGACGTCCTCGTCGCCGCGACTGCGCTGCAGATCGGCGCACGGTCGGTGGCGGAGGCCGCCGGGATCCCCTACGTGTTCGTCGCCTACTCGCCCGTGGTCCTCCCCTCGACCGGACACGCGCCGCCCTCGATCCCCGAGGGCACGGTCGAGGACGTCGCCGCGCTGTGGGCGCGCGACGCTGCCCTCTTCGACGCGATGTTCGGAGAGGCCCTCGACGCGCACCGGGCGGCCCCGGGGCCTGCCGTCCGTCGGGGGCGTGCGCGACCACGTCCTCGGTGA
- a CDS encoding FAD-dependent oxidoreductase produces MSEHRSAWLATAEHPHFPPLDGDLDVDVAVVGGGITGLTAALLLRRDGHRVALVEADRIGAGTTGGTTGKVTVQHGMVYASLIERHGVERAQAYAAANRAAVEEVAALVAELGIDCDLRRAPAYAYVRDEQMRGDLEAEHDAATRAGCTYTATTDIDLPFEVVLALRADEQILLHPSRYTAGLARALADEGVHVVEGTRATGVDERDDHAVVHTTSGRVRAAQVVVATLIPFLDRGGFFARMRPTRAYGISLRLGSDAPQGMHIDVGPGGMSTRPWNDGGRPGLVVVGSSHPTGAADVGPDRWDDLERWARAHVDVEAVVHRWSAQDHTTVDGIPYVGRVPMSTRTFVATGFRKWGLSNGTAAARLLADLLGGREGPWHAAFDATRIGGAATLGDTVKGNLEVAGHFVGDRLSRGRTGPTCTHLGCALRWNGAEGSWDCPCHGSRFAADGQVLDGPAVRALRLDPDASPGQHQP; encoded by the coding sequence ATGTCCGAGCACCGATCCGCCTGGCTTGCCACCGCCGAGCACCCGCACTTCCCTCCGCTCGACGGCGACCTCGACGTCGACGTCGCGGTGGTCGGCGGCGGCATCACCGGTCTCACCGCCGCGCTGCTCCTGCGGCGCGACGGCCACCGGGTCGCCCTCGTCGAGGCCGACCGGATCGGAGCGGGGACGACCGGCGGCACCACGGGGAAGGTCACCGTGCAGCACGGCATGGTGTACGCATCCTTGATCGAGCGGCACGGCGTCGAGCGGGCGCAGGCCTATGCCGCGGCGAACCGCGCCGCGGTCGAGGAGGTCGCCGCACTCGTCGCCGAGCTGGGGATCGACTGCGACCTCCGACGGGCGCCGGCCTATGCCTACGTGCGTGACGAGCAGATGAGGGGCGACCTCGAGGCCGAGCACGACGCCGCGACCCGAGCCGGGTGCACCTACACCGCGACCACCGACATCGACCTGCCGTTCGAGGTCGTGCTGGCCCTACGGGCCGACGAGCAGATCCTCCTCCACCCGTCGCGGTACACGGCGGGTCTGGCCCGGGCGCTGGCGGACGAGGGTGTGCACGTCGTCGAGGGCACGCGGGCGACGGGCGTCGACGAGCGCGACGACCACGCCGTCGTCCACACCACATCCGGGCGCGTGCGGGCGGCGCAGGTGGTCGTCGCCACCCTCATCCCGTTCTTGGACCGCGGCGGGTTCTTCGCGCGGATGCGCCCGACGCGCGCCTACGGCATCTCGCTGCGGCTGGGGTCCGACGCGCCGCAGGGGATGCACATCGACGTCGGACCGGGCGGGATGTCGACCCGTCCGTGGAACGACGGCGGGCGACCCGGGCTGGTCGTCGTCGGGTCCTCGCACCCCACCGGCGCGGCCGACGTCGGGCCGGACCGGTGGGACGACCTGGAGCGGTGGGCCCGGGCGCACGTCGACGTCGAGGCCGTCGTGCACCGCTGGTCGGCCCAGGACCACACGACCGTCGACGGGATCCCCTACGTCGGACGTGTGCCGATGTCGACGCGCACGTTCGTCGCCACCGGCTTCCGCAAGTGGGGCCTCAGCAACGGCACCGCAGCGGCACGCCTCCTCGCCGACCTGCTGGGGGGACGGGAGGGGCCGTGGCACGCGGCGTTCGATGCCACGCGGATCGGCGGCGCGGCGACGCTCGGCGACACGGTGAAGGGCAACCTCGAGGTCGCCGGGCACTTCGTCGGCGACCGGCTGTCGCGTGGACGGACCGGCCCCACCTGCACGCACCTGGGGTGCGCGCTGCGCTGGAACGGGGCCGAGGGCAGCTGGGACTGCCCGTGCCACGGGTCCCGCTTCGCGGCCGACGGCCAGGTGCTCGACGGTCCCGCCGTGCGGGCGCTGCGGCTGGACCCAGACGCATCGCCCGGACAGCATCAGCCTTGA
- a CDS encoding ArsR/SmtB family transcription factor yields MEAFDVLGDPVRRRILELLAGGEMSAGDVAARIGTEFGISQPAVSQHLRVLRDSGFATVRPEGQRRLYAVQPEAFAEVEDWIAGLRQFWEQHLDALATELARGRRERRTTDRPPRQGTTGR; encoded by the coding sequence ATGGAGGCGTTCGACGTCCTGGGGGACCCCGTCCGACGGCGGATCCTCGAGCTGCTCGCCGGCGGTGAGATGTCCGCCGGCGACGTGGCGGCCCGCATCGGCACGGAGTTCGGCATCAGCCAGCCGGCGGTCTCCCAGCACCTGCGCGTGCTGCGCGACAGCGGCTTCGCCACCGTGCGCCCCGAGGGCCAGCGTCGCCTCTACGCCGTGCAACCGGAGGCGTTCGCCGAGGTCGAGGACTGGATCGCGGGGCTCCGGCAGTTCTGGGAGCAGCACCTCGACGCCCTCGCCACCGAGCTGGCTCGCGGCCGCCGCGAGCGGCGCACCACCGACCGACCACCACGACAGGGGACGACAGGACGATGA
- a CDS encoding SRPBCC domain-containing protein — MKDLIQEIEHAERTLRDGTLPAGAAKVVVIERTYDADIDDVWDAITSPERIPRWFLPITGELRLGGHYQLEGNAGGEIRVCEAPTRLQVTWIFGEAPGPEDSSIVEVRLRSDATSSTTLTLEHSAVVPPEMWDQFGPGAVGVGWDLALLGLAGHLDGVDMGSPEQADADPAIQAAMRASSAAWGRASEAAGVAADVAAGWERATTDFYVPPSDEGATG, encoded by the coding sequence ATGAAGGACCTCATCCAGGAGATCGAGCACGCCGAGCGCACGCTGCGGGACGGCACGCTGCCGGCCGGGGCCGCGAAGGTGGTCGTGATCGAGCGCACCTACGACGCCGACATCGACGACGTCTGGGACGCCATCACCTCGCCCGAGCGCATCCCCCGCTGGTTCCTGCCGATCACCGGCGAGCTGCGCCTCGGCGGCCACTACCAGCTCGAGGGCAACGCCGGCGGGGAGATCCGGGTGTGCGAGGCGCCGACGCGCCTCCAGGTCACGTGGATCTTCGGCGAGGCGCCCGGTCCAGAGGACTCATCGATCGTCGAGGTGCGGCTCCGGTCCGACGCCACGTCGTCGACGACCCTGACGCTCGAGCACTCCGCCGTCGTGCCGCCCGAGATGTGGGACCAGTTCGGTCCTGGCGCCGTCGGGGTCGGCTGGGACCTCGCCCTCCTGGGGCTCGCCGGGCACCTCGACGGCGTCGACATGGGCTCCCCGGAGCAGGCCGACGCCGACCCGGCGATCCAGGCCGCCATGCGGGCGAGCAGCGCCGCGTGGGGCCGGGCGTCGGAGGCCGCGGGCGTCGCCGCCGACGTCGCGGCCGGCTGGGAGCGGGCGACCACCGACTTCTACGTCCCGCCGAGCGACGAGGGCGCGACCGGCTGA
- a CDS encoding NADH-ubiquinone oxidoreductase-F iron-sulfur binding region domain-containing protein, which yields MAAVTRVLDPEPVTSLEAYVERGGGAGLEAALRMGGLAVIEELDAAGLRGRGGAGFPTGTKWRTVVENRDPTVAVTVVVNAAEGEPGSFKDRMLLRRNPYRVLEGALIAASVVDADRVVVATKASFTGERDAMEAAMREVEAAGWAPDMALSVVGGPGEYLFGEETALLEVLAGRGPFPRVAPPYRRGIDPTDDTSAEAELTGPSGPGTGDPALVNNAETMAHVAMILAEGPDWFREVGTADSPGTVVCTISGDVERSGVVEVAMGTPLSEVIALVAGDPRKGRRWSAALSGVASSVLPAELFATPLTYEDMAAAGSGLGAAGFIVLDDGTDLVALAEGVSRFLSIESCGQCLPCKLDGTTITRLLERVRTGRADETALLALDDRLNTVTRGARCTLAEQHQRVVTSALELFPDQVQRALDRDPDDEEGRVDPYFIAPIVDIVDGEAILDDAHARKQPDWSFDAVDSGQLPVDRIRVARSGS from the coding sequence ATGGCTGCTGTCACGCGCGTCCTCGATCCCGAACCGGTCACGTCCCTCGAGGCCTACGTCGAGCGCGGAGGCGGCGCAGGGCTCGAGGCGGCGCTGCGGATGGGTGGCCTCGCCGTCATCGAGGAGCTCGATGCCGCCGGCCTCCGCGGGCGGGGCGGCGCCGGCTTCCCCACCGGGACGAAGTGGCGCACGGTCGTCGAGAACCGGGACCCGACCGTCGCCGTGACCGTCGTGGTCAACGCCGCGGAAGGCGAACCGGGCTCGTTCAAGGATCGGATGCTGCTCCGCCGGAACCCCTACCGCGTCCTCGAGGGGGCGCTCATCGCAGCGTCGGTGGTCGACGCCGACCGCGTCGTCGTCGCGACGAAGGCGTCGTTCACCGGGGAGCGCGATGCGATGGAGGCGGCGATGCGCGAGGTCGAGGCCGCGGGCTGGGCTCCGGACATGGCCCTCTCCGTGGTCGGCGGTCCAGGTGAGTACCTCTTCGGGGAGGAGACCGCGCTGCTCGAGGTCCTGGCCGGGCGAGGACCGTTCCCCCGCGTGGCGCCGCCGTACCGCCGGGGCATCGATCCGACCGACGACACCAGCGCCGAGGCCGAGCTCACCGGTCCGTCCGGGCCCGGCACCGGCGACCCGGCGCTGGTCAACAACGCCGAGACGATGGCGCACGTCGCGATGATCCTCGCGGAGGGGCCCGACTGGTTCCGGGAGGTCGGCACCGCGGACTCCCCCGGGACGGTCGTGTGCACCATCTCCGGCGACGTCGAGCGCAGCGGCGTGGTCGAGGTGGCGATGGGCACCCCGCTGTCGGAGGTCATCGCGCTCGTGGCCGGCGACCCCCGCAAGGGCCGCCGCTGGTCCGCCGCCCTGTCCGGGGTCGCGAGCAGCGTGCTCCCCGCCGAGCTGTTCGCCACACCCCTCACCTACGAGGACATGGCCGCCGCCGGATCCGGGCTGGGCGCGGCCGGGTTCATCGTCCTCGACGACGGGACCGACCTCGTCGCCCTCGCCGAGGGCGTGTCGCGGTTCCTGTCGATCGAGTCCTGCGGCCAGTGCCTGCCGTGCAAGCTCGACGGCACGACGATCACCCGGCTCCTCGAGCGGGTGCGCACCGGCCGGGCCGACGAGACGGCGCTCCTCGCGCTCGACGACCGGTTGAACACGGTCACCCGAGGCGCCCGGTGCACCCTGGCCGAGCAGCACCAGCGGGTCGTCACCAGCGCGCTCGAGCTGTTCCCCGACCAGGTGCAGCGGGCGCTCGATCGGGACCCCGACGACGAGGAGGGTCGGGTCGATCCCTACTTCATCGCCCCGATCGTCGACATCGTCGACGGGGAGGCGATCCTCGACGACGCCCACGCCCGCAAGCAGCCCGACTGGAGCTTCGACGCCGTCGACTCGGGGCAGCTGCCGGTGGATCGCATCCGGGTCGCCCGGTCGGGCTCGTGA